A region from the Brassica napus cultivar Da-Ae chromosome C8, Da-Ae, whole genome shotgun sequence genome encodes:
- the LOC111198496 gene encoding BOI-related E3 ubiquitin-protein ligase 1-like, translating to MSRGNNGYTVPPVFMNENHLQYQTNTQTNQLHFLGTMGGGCTVDPVNYFANDNHAPMLRPNKRGREAESISHNIQRQHKLQMSLNYNHNNISVQEEAPKENLVSTGLRLSYDDDERNSSVTSASGSIVAAASPILQSLDDTLRIDLHRQKDELDQFLKIQAAQMAKEVRDMKQRQIASFLNTIEKGVSKKLQEKDQEIDIMNKKNKELVERIKQVATEAQNWHYRAKYNESVVNALKTSLQQAMSHNNNNNNNVVAGADHCKEGFGDSEIDDAASSYIDPNNSNNNMGSQRMRCKMCHGKEVSVLVVPCRHLSLCKECDVFTGFCPVCKSLKTSSVQVFFS from the exons atgtcaagGGGAAACAATGGATACACTGTACCACCGGTTTTCATGAATGAGAACCACTTGCAATACCAGACAAACACACAAACCAACCAGCTTCACTTCCTCGGAACCA tgGGAGGTGGCTGCACTGTTGATCCAGTAAACTATTTTGCTAATGATAATCATGCGCCAATGCTTCGGCCTAACAAAAGAGGAAGGGAAGCTGAAAGCATTAGTCATAATATCCAAAGGCAACACAAGCTTCAGATGTCTTTAAACTATAATCATAACAATATTAGTGTGCAAGAAGAAGCCCCCAAGGAGAATCTAGTCTCCACTGGTCTTAGACTGTCTTATGATGACGATGAACGCAACTCCTCAGTGACTTCTGCTAGTGGTAGCATTGTGGCTGCTGCTTCTCCAATCTTACAGTCACTCGATGATACTCTTCGGATTGATCTCCATAGACAGAAAGATGAACTTGaccagtttttaaaaattcag GCAGCTCAAATGGCGAAAGAAGTGAGGGATATGAAGCAGAGACAGATTGCGTCTTTTCTCAACACAATAGAGAAAGGAGTGAGCAAGAAGCTTCAAGAGAAAGACCAAGAGATCGATATCATGAACAAGAAGAATAAAGAGCTCGTGGAGAGGATAAAGCAAGTGGCAACGGAAGCTCAGAATTGGCATTATAGAGCAAAGTATAATGAGTCTGTGGTTAATGCCTTAAAGACAAGTCTACAACAAGCAATGtcacacaacaacaacaacaacaacaatgtgGTTGCTGGTGCAGATCATTGTAAAGAAGGGTTTGGAGACAGTGAAATAGATGATGCAGCTTCATCATACATTGATCCaaacaacagcaacaacaacatgGGGAGCCAGAGGATGAGATGCAAGATGTGTCATGGGAAGGAAGTGTCGGTGTTGGTTGTGCCGTGTAGGCACTTGAGTTTGTGTAAAGAATGTGATGTGTTCACTGGGTTTTGTCCTGTATGCAAGTCTTTGAAAACTTCTAGCGTTCAGGTCTTCTTTTcctga